ttttcctggaaacTAAAAGCCATGGTCACTATGAACTAAGAAATACAGTTGTATGGCAATTTACAACTGTACAATCTGTGTTctacaaaaaagaagaaagtcacatggTTTTTGTACAGCaatagggtgagtaaataacccAATTTCATTTTTGAGATCAACTATTCCTTGAAGGAGTGAAGGGACATGTCAATTCATGGTATGGCCAGTAGAGAGTGCTGCAGGTTATGTTTTGTGAAGGGGAAAAACTACCCAAGTGTCTAACAGGATAAAAGAGGCCAAATGAGCTCTTTGCTCAACACAATGagcacataaaaagaaaacaagtgtcTAAATATTCTAGTGATTACTggtgaaaacaataaaaagcacGAATTTAACGGCAACGTCTTTTCACAGTACTGAAACCACCAATCGGGTGTCCGCATCTCACAGGACATTCTAGAATCAAATCTGCTTGATTTATGAAAGCAACAATTGCCATAGCTTGGTTGTTCCTGGttcatgagtgcaaaatgaaatcaaacgTGATTTACGAGTGTTCTGCTGGTCTTCCCAAACCGTTATCTGCACGATTAAGACCGTGGATCCTGAAAACTCCCTCTGGATGATTGTCCTGAGAACCTGCTCTGGCCACGGTCGAGTGTGCAGGTGGCTGAGAGGTTCGTCAGCAGCTAACACGCAAGctttatttcctttatttcttGCTGgacctgtttgtgtttgttcttttgATTTCCTCTCTCCTTGATAGAGAGTTGCTCTCGCAGTGTGCTTTTCTCCAGCCCAGCAGCACAGCATTACACCACAGCACATGACGTCTGAGTGTTTGTATTTAGGCGGAATCAGGCAAATGGAGGTCATAAGGCCACAGTGGTGCAGGGGTGTTTAAGTTTGCAAGGCAGAACTCCTCTGTTCAGCGTGTAGAACTCCACCAACTGGATCAGGTCCGTGAATTTCGTGGCGCCATCGTCGAGGCTCAAGAACATTTGACCGTCTTCTTCACActggaaaatgaaaaacataaaacttttatGCATTCTGAAATGTGTCAGGCTGCAATTTAAATAGCATTCTAAACTGTCGGCTTCTACGGTGAGGTTTCTCTACTGGCAGAGCTACCGTTTGAAAAGATTCTTGCTGAGCATGTTAATTGAAGTCACGTTGACATGTTTATAGCCAGATACCTGATTAATAACACAGTTTAAAGGCTCAACCTTTTGAAGTTTAACTCTATCGCCCTCCTGGAGTATTTGGAGGTTTGTTACAGGCACAGCAAAGCAAGAATGCTTGTTATGTACAGCGTGCTGTGCACTTGCAATGCATTGGCCCAACATTTGCATCTGTGCAAATGTGTCTTTCACACTCATTATCATCAAGGTAGTATTCAAAAAATCAAATGCATACTTGGAATACTTGACTGTTTTAAGAGTATGCCATATGTGCATCAGCACACAAAGTTAATAAGCTACATGTTTTGAGTGCAGAAACTATAAAATCTTACCGGTAAAATCTGGAAATGTTTGATTTTCTGGTGATGACACATTGTAAGTACAAATGCCTTAGGATTGCTCTGGCTATCCCTCAAGAGAAACATTCTGTTGCACAAAAGACAATTAGATGTAAGTATATCTTGCATAGTTAGAACAGAGAATCATCCAGAATGTTGTTGAGAAGAACTAATGAGCTATGATATGTACCCATCCACTCTGCCCTGCTGATGGATCAACTTGTGGGACTCCTCCCGTGAAATACGACCGTGAAACCACAGCTGAGTTCTGTGGATAACTGGATCAGAGGAGATACAAAATGATGGTGAGCACTTTTCTATTGAGTAATGTGCATATTTAGTGCTAACTTTCCTTTAAATGCATGGATTATACATTCTTAAATTGCAAAGATTTTATTATTGATGTAATagaaattaataacttttttttaaatccaattgtacttttatttacattacCAGCTAAATGTTTGGACATTGGATTTGTACCAAACATACCACCTTTACATTGaaagaaatgaattattttattcagcaagaatgcattacagtgatcaaaagtgacagtaaatcatTTGTTACAAAGAATTTACTTTAACTTTCTCTTGATTAAAATATAACAtgtaccatggtttccacaaatatattaagcacaactgtttttttttttttcaaattgatattaatatgtattttttttccaaaccagcatattactataatttctgaaggatcacatgacattGAAGACATAAGTCGGCTACTAAAAATGCAGATTTGCCATCCagttataataattattcactattctactgtatttttgatcgaataaacaTAGACTTGGTAAAAACAAAAGGcttctttcaaatacaaaattaggcatgataaagtaaatataaatgtaaaaaagtaaatatatatcaaaatactgATTTAAACACACTAGAAAGTACCTCCGCTTAATGATGAGGGGTGTAATGGGCTGGGGCTTCCTAGTATATTCATACGGTGACTTCTTTCTGAAAAAAGACAGGGAGACATAAACCACACAGTCAATCAACTTAAAAATTTTTATATCATACTAATTTGATTACAAAACAGTAAACAGCAAATTTTACATCTGCATTATCTGTGTTGCACTGGTAAACACTGCTTAgaaacataattcatattatctGTAATTCATCTAGATCAGGATAGAACGTCtggttgatattttaaaaataaaatgactaaacaatcaaatcaaagagCATCATTGGAACCTACTCTCCAGGCATGTCCCTCCTCCATGGCAGCACTCTGAGCCTCCACAGGATTGTCGATCACTCGGCCTATCCTCCCTGAGAAATCCATGGCTACCAGAGAGTTCTCTGAGACACTCCTCTGGAAAAGAAGACCGGAAGTTACAGTGACTTTGTTTGCCATATTACAGATGTGTTGTCTTTTGATAATTATCTAGTCAATATCTAGTGCATGTTCTAAACCAGTAAGCAGTAGTTAAAACTTTTTAAGCATAACATGAACATGCATGGATTGAtctctgttaatttttttttttttttaaattgtcagcATTGCATAATATCCATAGGACAAGCTGTAATAATAACTTCACTGCCAACACTTGAACAATCATTCCATAATGTGACATCATGGCCCACATACTGACACATGTCTGATTAATGCTCCATCTGTGAGGTAGAAAGGAAGACAGAGAGAATGCAGGAGTAGATTAAGTGAGTGAGTGTCTTACCACAGGCGCTGAGAAGTGTGAAAGCAATGTTTTTCGCTGCTGGGGGATCTTGTAATTTTGATAGAGTAAAATTCCATACtataaggaagaaaaaaaaaagtgttaaacagttgaaaaaaataatgataccCTTAACAAAATAccacaataaaatgtaatgctgATGTACAGAATTGTTCATTGTGTTTTCCTCAAAGTAAAAAAAGCCGCTGCCAGAATTCAAAAATGAATTTGCTCCTCAAATATGCTCTCATGACAGCAGCATTAGCTGCAAGTGTAAGGTGCCCATTTTCATAACTGCATTtgaataaatttgtcatttttcccCTTTCAGTGCACGTCATACATCATTTACGTCTGATGCATAGAACATAACTGCATTATGTTCATCACAGATGCTCTAGATCAGTCAAAGAAAAGGGTGTAGGTTCTAGATCAGCCTTAAAAAGTTTGAAGGTTTTAGATCACCCAGGGAAAGAATGAAGGTTCTAGAATAGCTAAGGAAAGAGTGTATGTTGTAGATCAGTCAGGGAAAGGATATTGGTTTTAGATAAACCTTGAAATGCATATGGGTTCTAGATCAGTCAGGAAGAAGGTCTAGATTCTGGAAAGGGTGCAGTTTCTAGATGAACATATGAAAGGGTACAGTTTTTAGAATAGCCATGAAAAGCAAAGCAATGGGTTCTAGATTAGTCATGGAAATTAGCAGCTTCTAGATTAGTCAAGGAAAGTAGATTTTAGATCAGGCCAGGAAAGGAAGGGGTTCTAGATCAGCCTGGAGAAGGTGAGCATTGTAGATCAGCCAGGGAAGGTTAGCAGGTTCAGCTGCAGATCAGTTAAGGAATGGGTGCAAATCCTAGATTGGACAGGTAAAAAAGGTGTGGGTTCTAGATCAGCCAGGAAAGGGTGAGGGTTCTAGTTCAGTTAGCTAAAGTTTAGGTTCCAGGTGAAGTGCACCCTTTAAAACTGCCAGTAATAAGAAGAGGTATCAGATCATTCAGTGAGATTTTTCAGGTTCTAGATCATTCAAGGTAAAGGTTAAGGTTAATAAACCAGGAAAAGGATGTGGGTTTTAGGTCAGCTAGGGAAAGAATGCAAGTTCTAGAACAGCTAAGGAAAGAGTGCATGTTGTAAATCAGTCAGGGAAAGGATATTGGTTTTAGATAAACCTTGAAATGCATATGGGTTCTAGATCAGTCAGGAAGAAGACTCAGATTCTGGAAAGGGTGCAGTTTCTAGATGAGCATATGAAAGGGTGCAGTTTTTCGAATAGCCATGGAAAGCAATGGGTTCTAGATTAGTCTGGGAAATCAGCAGCTTCTAAATTAGTCAAGGGGAGAAGAATTTAGATCAGGCAAGGAAAGGAGAGGGTTCTAGATCAGCCTGGAGATGGTGAGCATTCTAGATCAGGTTTGCAGGTTCAACTGCAGATCAGTTAAGGAAAGGGTACAAATCCTAGATTGGCTAAGGAAAAAGGTGTGGGTTCTAGATCAGCCAGGAAAGGGTGGGGGGTCTAGCTCAGTTCGCTAAAGTTTAGGTTCCAGGTGAACTACAGAGAAGGTGCCGAGTGCACCCTTTAAAACTGCAAGTAAAAAAGAGGTATCAGATCAGTCAGTTAAATTTTTCAGGTTCTAGATCACTCAAGGTAAAGGTTAAGGTTAAATAAACCAGGAAAAGGATGTGGGTTTTAGGTTAGCCAGGAAAAAAAACTGTGGGTTCTAAGGCAGTCAGGAAAAAGGCTCAGGTTCCAGATGTAACATGGAAAGGGTGCAGGTTCTAAATCAGCCAGGAAAAAGGCACAGGTCCATTAGCCAGTGAAATGTGGTTCCACTACCAACCTTGAAGAGTCTGAAGGCCGTCATCCAGCATGTTCTGCTCTGCTCATCCTCTGCACACAACATCCTCAGTTCCTTCACTTCATTCCTTACTTTGTTAGGCTGCAAATAATCAATGCACAACATTAGTCACCCTGCTACTAAAACTTTGTGAGATGTTTAACTATGTTTTCTGCATAAGAGAGTGCAATGCTTAAAGCTTTTTAGACTGAATTTGTGttgaatgtttaacatttaacTTTTCAGAGCTTATCTAATTTAAGAGCTCTCATAACAGATCTCATAAACTTACTTTTATGCAGAATTCAAAGTCAGTCGGTGCATTGTGCAGCTTTCTCCCTGTTATTACTGTAAATACATTGCTGTCCTCCAGGTCTGCTAGTAGCTGTAAATGCCTGGGCTCCTGTGAAAGATCAGCCAACAGCTCATGTCATTTAATGGATAAGGAGGGGAGAGGGCACTAAAAGAGCACTCAGAAATGGGGGAGGGGACGGTTCTAACCAGCACCTGATGACATTAACAGAGGCTTGTACATGATGTAGACTGGTAAAacacactagttttttttttttttttttttttttttaaataaagcaagcaAAATTTAAGTTTGGGGTTGTCATTTCACCAGTATGAAAGATAACTCACCTTTGACGTTCCTTTTGTTGAAAAGTACAACCCTGACCGtcttaaaaacacatacagtttCTTCCATGATTTCCTGCCCATTTCTTTCACATACAAATATCCCTGGATCTCAGGACAACTGCTGGAGTTTAAAAAGTTCTGGaggtaaaagaagaaaataactgaaatttcaataaaacaaacagtcagctaagatttgtaattttcttttctgtgtgaACTATTCACAACCAGGTTTTAACAAAGGTCTGAACGTGCTAATAAAccactgattaaaaataatatttcttaaactGGATATTCAGGAAGGTTTTGGGGAACTCGAGGAAATTAGCTAAATCTGActaaatgtgtgtatattaagagaaatatatttatttatactgtaaataaaatactgtaaataatcagtcaattgtgaaaaaaaaaatcagttgtatGTAGCATATCTTTGTTCACTAACACAGTTGTCAGCTACTGTAGATTCTAAGATAAGGGTCTTATCTTGTAAAAAGTCAAAGATGTGTGGTCTGATGTTAGACCAGTGGGTGATGGGAAAGAGAACACGTGTCTGTGTTGTACCTGCAGGAGCTGAGATGGGGGGATGGTCCCGTTGGTTTCCTGACACCAGGCAACCATTTGCTCTGGGAAGAAgttctgtcaaaaaataaaaataaaataaaaacatgttttcttagtgatatatgctatttacactaagtgcaaatatctatagattctatttacactctGTTGAAATAgaaggattttctgctattttacTACTTATTTCAAGCTGATGTTTGACAACCATCTTTTGTAGTTTTGACTACCccaatcacacgttggtgggcggagttagtgtaaatagcctctgccaacaatgCAGGccatttgcacttagtgtaaatagacactgcatttaatataactacaacaactactaataataataataatattaataataatgatgcaaAGTAACAAGAAATTTTCTATGATTAAAGATATCCATCTGCTTGTTTAACATTTTGCCTCATCACACAGAAAAACCAATCTTCAACAAAGGGAAAGGTTTTGTAATGACTGCTGGAACCTTAGTGGCTAAGGTGGATGAAAGAAAagagcaattatttgaaattattctAAAAGCTCCTTGGTCGAAAAACCCACAAAACAATGGAGTATTACATAATCTTTTAAAAGCATAAGCCTGCCACCCATGGACTTTCCTCTAATGATTTTCTACCACCACAAGGAATTTCAGGTTCAGTACAAAGCTTTTCATAGCATggaaaatagctttaaaaataaattcataacaaatattattaacagtGCACATAATgtcttagaatttaaaaaaaaattggtacagGATTGTATATAACCTACACCATATTAAATGATGAActgacataaatattttaaattacttactTTTTATGGTATAACCAACTGAATACATCAATGATCtgttatgtattatatgtaaagGATAATATAAAGTCAGTCATTTGTAATTGCAAAATAATCTTCAAATCCTCAACATGAATCCCTAAAgggttttggttgtttttgttaataatctGCTGACTTTACACTGTCTATATTTTCCACTGTTacctatcaaataaataataaatcaacatgaaattttgatgttttgagtggaaattattttattatgagaaGAAAGAGCCAATGGAGAGACATGAAACTAGCAGAGCTGTGTATGAAATTAGCTGCATAAGTTTAACTGTACATTTTCTCCAGATCAAGATCTATCAGTATCCAGTATTCCAAAGAGCCACATTCAGCTGTGCAGGCCACATACTTAAATTCTTCCCAAATGGAAAAACATCAGCATACAAATGCTTGTTAATCCCATAAGTGACTGAACAATCATGGATGAGACAAATGAATGGAGAAATCATCTTGAAACTGATTGTCAGTGTCACATCGGGTGAACATTTTTCTGACTTGCGTGAGAATCTTTACGGAAGTCACACTATATCTGactgtgtatttaatataatttgttttttattcattttatggaaGCACATACATTTTGCCAAGTGTAAATGGGATGCAATCTGATCAGTCAAGCCACAGAAGGTGACTATGTGTAAACAGGCCCAAAGTAAGTGTTACCAAAGA
This genomic stretch from Cyprinus carpio isolate SPL01 chromosome B16, ASM1834038v1, whole genome shotgun sequence harbors:
- the LOC109066341 gene encoding growth factor receptor-bound protein 10-like, yielding MAVAGCPDYFLHHPNYQQDNVDRAANHRQADLIGPGFQQSTNRNSPSHQEDDVDLEALVNDMNSSFESLYTSCSVQTESTPLLHNGQPHRSATYQTQAQPTSPHQRLHRSQPMHILAVRKLQEEEQQYRTSSLPAIPNPFPELCSPASSPTLSSGSLPQCQPSGKYIIKIFSEDGMGKVVEIPADMMARDLCQFLVYKNHCVDDNSWALVEHHPALGLERCLEDHELVVQVQASMTSESKFLFRKNYAKYEFFKNPLNFFPEQMVAWCQETNGTIPPSQLLQNFLNSSSCPEIQGYLYVKEMGRKSWKKLYVFLRRSGLYFSTKGTSKEPRHLQLLADLEDSNVFTVITGRKLHNAPTDFEFCIKPNKVRNEVKELRMLCAEDEQSRTCWMTAFRLFKYGILLYQNYKIPQQRKTLLSHFSAPVRSVSENSLVAMDFSGRIGRVIDNPVEAQSAAMEEGHAWRVERSHRMNILGSPSPLHPSSLSGVIHRTQLWFHGRISREESHKLIHQQGRVDGMFLLRDSQSNPKAFVLTMCHHQKIKHFQILPCEEDGQMFLSLDDGATKFTDLIQLVEFYTLNRGVLPCKLKHPCTTVAL